The following nucleotide sequence is from Trifolium pratense cultivar HEN17-A07 linkage group LG2, ARS_RC_1.1, whole genome shotgun sequence.
aggagaaaaaaaatataatacacaCCTAAAATGTTTCAGTCTAAAGTTCTGGAAAAaagtattagtaaaaaaattgataaaacagctatatattttcttgattttAACATAGCATCCTTGTATTTTTAAAACCTATACAAACCGCCCTTATCAGTACAAAATTATCCCTAGACATTTTTTTCCCATAAAATTGCTCTGGTCAAGACAGCTCCAACGGGTAAGAAAAAGATAGAAATGGAtgtgaaaaaacagaaaactaaaCGGGAGCTTGATGTCACTATCAGTAATCATCATGAATTCAACTAAGAATATGCCATCGTACTCACATTCCAATCAAGTGTAGTAACATCTTTGCTCTTTTCATTGGTTGTGCCCCTGATGTGTTGCAACACCAACACATTCAAAGGGTCATCCATGGAATCTAATTTAGATGTCCCTTCGGCTACTGTCCAAATACGAGCTGTTGAATCTCCAGACCTAAAAGTTCAGATgagaacaataaaaaaaagtttaatacaCAATTAATGTATGTTTtatgcaacaacaacaaaaaattgtgAAGATACCGACCCTGATGCAAGAAGGGATCCTGTAGGACTCCATGCACAAGCACATACCTAATTGGAAGGTAAATAAGCTCATTAGCAAAAGCGTTAACAGAAGAAACCGATTCTAAAAGTTTTACCAACATGAAGCATTGATAAAATACTTCACCTCTGAAGTATGCCCTTCCAAAATTGTCACATCTGACTTTGGAAATTCAATTGGATGAGATGTTGATGTTGTACAGATGTCCATGGGCTCTGGTCCTACACAATTTGAAAACTTTTCAATCTTCTTTTGAAGGAAGCATATCAATTGAAACTGACAACtgattataacaaaaaaaaaaaaattgaaaccgAAAACTAATTTGCATTTGTCACATATTCTCACATAGAGCAGGTGGGGGCATGGGTTCTAGATTCTAGTGGTGTAAATAGTTGCAAGTAAAATGGAGATTTCAATGAAATATtctcaataaaaacaaaataataatcagGATATTGAACAAGGACATACAGCTGAAAACATTTCTAATCTTAAATCTGACAGAAGTGGCCAGTACTAAACTAGTAACTTATTCAAAATTCACCAGGGCAGCAGAGAAGGTAACAGTTATAAGTGGAATTATACTGATTAAAGAAacagatatttttaaaaatatggtTGGAAGGAGATGGATAATGATATAGTaatggatgaaaaaaaaaacatgatttaCTAGCTATCCATATCATCAGGGAAACAATGTTATACCCATCAGCATCAGTCTGTATAGTACTCACTCTTCATCGCCTAATCACCGCATGCAAGcaaataatgtattttataaattttataaggagtcttagcaacaaaaaaaaggaaTGCATGAACATAAAATGATTAAAACTAACAAAGGAATATAGTATTGTATGGAATTGACATTTGGGGAGAACTATTGATAAATGATAATGCAGCTATCTATACAACGTTAAATGCCAAACATGCAACAGAGAACACTTTGTTAGAAGACAATGTAAAACAAATCCATTGAACAGATGGTTACCTCCAAATGCTCCGTTCTCATCAAGCTTTACATTAACCTTATCTTcttttttaatactattaaccttttcttcttttttagcAACGTTAGCCTTATCTTCTTTTTTAGCACCATTAACCTTATCTTCTTTTTTAGCACCATTAACCTTATCTTCTTGATCTAAGACCATGTCTCTACTGATCTGATTTTCATTATGCAGTTCTTGCTCTTTATGATTTTCTATCTTATCTTTGTCcttttcactttctttctccttTTCATGTCTTTCCTTTTCTCTTACACGTCCACGGTCACCTTCATGCTCTTTTTCAGATTCCTTATTTTTACCCTTCTgtagttttcttcttctttcatttaTCATTTTCTTAAGTTCATGCACATCTTTTGTGATAAGATCCAAAGGTTGTAAGAATGAAAAATCTTCATCATAGTCTGCATCACACTGGTAGACTAACATTTATCAACATGAAGCCCGGGTATGAAAAGCTTAAAAAGACAACTCCAACAGATGAATATTGTATATTGTATATAAGAATACAAATAGTAAAGAATACTAACATTGTTCAAGTTAGCTTCCATCTCCAAGAACTGCATTCCCTTCTGAACAAATGTGACAAGAGCACCTGGTGGTACCAAATTTCCATCAATGGGGCATTTATTAATGCCACCCTCATTCCCGAACACAAATGCAGAATGAGTGAAACCTGCAGTCATAAATTCAGCAGCAAGCAAGTAAACCAATTCAGTTGCTTTGCACGTTCATGTTATGGCCTTCTTATAAATTTGCAAGTATtatgaaaatggaaaaacaTGTTTTCGtttgtggtaaaaaaaatatatagttgtAAAATTAAATTCTAGAAGCTTTTCTCACTCTAATGGATGTTCCTAGTCTACCTGACTCCTTCAACACCAATTACACCACTACAACAATGGGTTACTTTCATAGTTATCTATTCACAATCATTCCGTTACCCGTAAATTCAATCTCACAAATGAGAAATTGGcatcaatatttattttgttaaaaagatCTACAAACAGTAATAAACATGGGAAGATTCTTCTAGTACATTCTATTTAACAGATTTTAAGCTTATAAATAAGTCTAGGATGAAATAAACTTTTACTCTTCAAACAGCTGAGAGACATTTCATTTGTTACCTCAGACTCCATGGATCAAAGTTTAATCTAGTTTTCCAttcaattaatatttgtacTAGTCCCATTAATATACACTTATCaacttaatcaataaaataaaagtcaCCCTTCAAAAGAAATCTCCTTAATGCGGATATTAAATAATCAAGCATAGCTATTAGCAGTGCGTACAAGCCAACCCCAAAAACACTACAGGAAGATGACTGctaatctaattttttattaagattgcataattaattaatattattaatattcatattatatattaaaaaaaattatggaaatattaatatacatataaaggctaaaaattatataaaaagaaCTCAATTCATGAAACATTCAAAATTAACAATGAAGAGTCTTAAAACCCCCCATTCACCCTCAATTTCTATTGTTGAGTGTGTGAGTTTAGAATGATTTTATCTGGTAAATACTAGGCATTCTTCATTATTAGAGTGCAGAACTGCTGAAACACCACTTTAACCGGGAAACAAAAAAATCCTAGGCTCCCTTTCTCCGATAAGCCACCCCCTCCTTGTTCAATCATATTCTCCTTTCAAAAAAAGGTATCTTTACTTCTGTAACCTCCAAAATCCAGAGACACAAGACCCTAACCACCCTTTTCCCAAAATCCACAATTAACTTGACTATGCTTCTATCACTCTCAGTCCAAAACGAGCTTAGGTTTAGCAATACAACATATTAGGTCAATCTAAACTCAGCAGCAAACAACATAGAACTAATAACTTCAAGAATCAAATCAATTAACAAACTAAACATATATTATGAGACTCGATTATCATAATTGAAAACACAACAATGCTTGGTAGACCCAAAACATGGTCACCACTTTGGAGAGGGTTTTAGTCAAACGCTAGTCTCAGCctgaattttgaaaaattatcatTATGATACACTAAAAACTAAAACTGAGAGCTTGAAAATAAAGTTCAATTTCACTTCAAAACTATAAAATTCAAGACTCAAATCTAAACTCTACAGATCTAACAAATCTTGATTCCTCCTTTTCCATCTTGAAGCACTAAATTCCACTAAGTTTATGTGAACACTGACTAAACCCTAATCTAGTAGCAACAACTACACTATCTATAATCGGTCGCTAAAGGCAAttgaaaaactcaaaattgGACCAAACTCTAAACCTATGAAATTTAGTTGACCTAACAGGAGCAAGGAAAGACCGAAGAAGTAAGAGTATAATGAcgaagatgaaaataaaaaaaggaaaataatagTAACCTGATTCTTGAAGATAGCGAAAGACGAGATAGTTGAGTTCAACGGAGGTGATGGAAGACATGTTCGCAATTAAGCTGAAGTAACAACCATCaccgagagagagagagagagagagagagagagagagagagagagagtatcTATCGAAATAGGCGGAGGAGGAAGTTGAGAGTAGCCTTCAGAACTGAACAGAACAGTCCTTACCCCTTGTACCTACCTATACCTATAGGCTATAGTAGTAGTAGCAGCTAGTACATACTAGTAATACTATACGTTTTGACCTCCTTATTTTCTACTCCTCTCTCTATaaacacaattttgatcattctATAAACACGATTTTgataaactacttaaaataacaagttttttttttaattaaaaaacataatataagtgacttaaaaaaaaattatgataattatctttttgaagttattattatctttttattaagtttgttattagtATAATATTGTTtacattgtttgttattattaagataattattttttaaaaatcacatCTCTAcgtaatataatattttttattaaaaaaacatgaatttcATAAGCCAattatttatgataaatttgtataaaatatcaaaacttttataaaaatattttaccaaacaaatttaacttaaaagtgataattaagttaaaaaaaaatatataataaataccaaacaacttcaattttaagtttaagtttaatttttttttttgaacacgttaagtttaaaatttttattttcaactttattcTTAAAGTAATTTTTAAGCTTTAAAAAAGTAGGATCAAACTCACATACAGTTAGCTACTttccataataataataataataataataataataataataataataataataataataataataataataataataataataatagcaagagtttaatttttattgagttaaatatgtttttgtttttcatagatatttcaaattttgttttaaatttttttaaaaaaaattaccaaatttaagttttttaaatatttttgttatgcttttttgttctgttttttagTTAATCCGtgtttattatttgaaatttgttaATCCGTGAACGTTTGGAAACCATAACATATAGTTTGACCACTCAGGTTACCATGAACTCCACTCCTGCAGACCTACCTCTACCACGTTATGAGCTCCACTCCTACATATCTAGTTAAACCACACGCCGATCCCCGCCTTCACATGTCCCACCTGCATGTGATATGTACGAGCGAGTGACTTAAGCTAGGTGTATTCCACCTCCAAGTGATCTGCACGGACAAGTGACGTAAACTACGTGGGTTCTAACTCTGCGTGTCATGTACTACGGACGAGCTGCTTATGAATCTCAATACCATACTTATTGGGTCTAGATACCTCAACTCAATTAAAGACCCGATATTAAGTCTAAATTGGGTCTAAATTTTAATGGTCCATGCAAgtatttcaattcaatttcaaagtATTAATATACAACCAATTAATTTGgcaaaatcaataattttggcAAACCCACTGCAATGATAAAATCCTTTTTATATCTCCTATGTACCCCTTTTTCCGGAAACGAGAGAATTACTAATGAAAACAAGTTAGTAAATGCAAGAACAAGAACCGTGACTAAATCAGAGCTTAAAATGCCGAAAGAAGGGTTAAAACGCCTAAAGAAGAGCTTAAAATGCCTAACGAGGagcttaaaattaaatttaaaagctCAAAGTAGTCAAACTACAAGAAAAATTAAGAGCAAAAATAGGAGTAAGACCTTCCATAGCATCTGGTAACCATACATGAAGAGGGAATTGGCAAATTTCGCAACTGATCCGCAAAATAACAAGAGGGCACACAAAGTAACTAAAAAAAGATTCACCTCATTCTTATAAATAAAGTTattgaatatttaaaataaatcctATAAAACATGATCGATGACTTAGTAGAAGTAAAACCCCGCAGTCTTCAAATAACAAGATGAATAAACTAGTACTGTAATCAATGAAGGGTATCAACAAAACCTGAGAGATGGTCTTAAGAAAAACTCACATCTCCACAATTTAGAAACATAAGTTCATTCTCAAGAACATgataagcttataaaaaaaaaccagcACCAATATTCTAATAATGATAGCATGTAGTCTACTATTTAAAATAAGCCTATATTGTTTTGTAATAACAACAAAGAGTAACAACATATATACAAAGTAGTATTATCTCATAAATTCAATCTTTTCTTCTTAGACATATTTCTTTATACAAGTTTATTGTTCTAGCTACATTATTTTATGTTCAACTTTAGTGAGGGTGATATTTCATATCATTATTAGAAGTCAAATTTTCGCTGTAACtccaacaattggtatcagagccaattGTAAAATAGTAGAGTggtaaaactttattattttttggttatcGAAGATCATGGCTTCTACTAGTGGAAGCGTCAAGGTTGGTAAATATGAAATTGAAAAGTTCAATGGGAAAAATGATTTTTCCTATTGGAGGATGCAGATGAAAAATCTGCTTATTTCACAAAAGTTGCACAAGGCGTTAGCAGAGCAGAAACCTGAAAGTATGAAGGATGAGGATTGGGAAGAGTTAGATCTCGAAGCACGGGCAGCCATAATCTTATGCCTTGAGAGGGATGTTGCATTCTTGGTTAATGAAGAAGCAACGACTGCTGGCGTGTGGTTAAAGTTAAAGAAAAATTTCATGACGAAAACTCTAACAAATCGGATCTACTTGAAATCCAAATTGTATACATGCAAAATGGAGGAAGGCACCTCAATCCGGGATTATGTCAACAAGTTTGATAGGATTATATCAGACTTGAAGGATATAGGAGTGAAGATTGATGATGAAGACCAAGCACTTATGTTACTTCTTTCATTGACCAAGAAGTATGAAAATCTAGTTCAAACACTAATGCTTGTGGGTGATACTCTAACCATGGATGAGACTAGAACATCGTTATTAGCGGATGATCTTCGAAAGATTGCTACTAGCGGGATGTCTGGTAATGGTGGAGAAAATAACGAACAAGCACAAGGCTTGTTTGCTAGTAGGGGGAGGAACAATGAAAGAGGAAAGGGCAGGGGCGGCAAGTCTAGATCAAAATCTAGAGCTCCTGTGGAAAGAACATGCTTTAAATGTGGTGAGCTTGGGCACTTTAAAGCAAATTATCCAAATAAGAGAGTATTATTTAAGTATACCAACAACGAAAACAACTTCAGAGGTAAACAACAAGATTTGCAGGAGGCGAGTTATGTCTCAAATGGCGAGGATGATTGCTTCTCGATTTCAGAGCAAGACCATGATATCTCCGGGAGATGGATGCTTGATTCGGGAGCTTCACACCATATGTGCCCAAATAGGAAGTGGTTTACTACCTACGAAAGCATAGATGGTGGTATAGTTTTAATGGGGAATAACCATGCCTGTAAAATTATGGGGTATGGTACAATACGAATCAAGATGCATGATGGAGCGGTAAGGACTCTAATGAACATGAGACATGTCCCTAATTTGCGGAAAAACCTTATTTCTCTTGGTGTATTAGAGGAAAACGGTTGCAAAATAATCTTGGAAAATGGAGGCTTAAAGGTTGTTCGTGGTTCGTTGGTTGTGATGAAAGGGGTTCGTCACATGAATCTATATACTCTTATGGGGGAAACTGTCACAGGTGATTTGGCAGTTGGAATCAATAGAAGTAAAGACCAGACTGAATGTACGAGGATGTGGCACATGCGCCTTGGGCATATGTCTGAAAAGGGTCTATCACTGCTTGGTGAGAAAGGTTTGCTGAAGAACATGGAAAAGCCATGCATGGAATTTTGTGAACATTGTGTGCATGGAAAAGCACATAGGTTGCGGTCACCTTCAAGCAAGCTATCAAAGACAAAGATAGAGAGAGTTGGTTGGTTGCTATGGAGGAAGAAATGCAATCTCTTCACAGGAACAAGACATGGGAGGTGGTCCCATTGCCTGTAGGAAAGTCTGTTATCGGTTGTAAGTGGGTgtataaaagaaaagaagatcATACTAAGTCATGCGGTACAAGATATAAGGCTAGACTAGTGGCCAAGGGGTTTGCACAAAAAGAAGGAGTTGATTACAATGAGATATTTTCTCCGGTGGTGAAACATACTTCTATTCGGGTGCTATTAAGTTTAGTAGCTCATGGTGATCATGAGTTGGAACAACTAGACGTGAAGACAACCTTCTTGAATGGAGACTTAGATGAGGAAATATATATGTATCAACCTGAGGGTTACAAGGTTGAGGGTAAAGAGAATCAAGTATGTCGTTTGAGAAAATCACTTTATGGGTTGAAACAATCTCCTAGACAATGGTACAAGCGATTTGATTCTTTTATGATAAAACAAGGTTTCTCTAGAAGTAGTTATGACAGTTGTGTCTATATTCAGAAGCTTCATGGAGGTGATTATATCTATCTATTATTGTATGTCGATGACATGCTTATTGCTTCAGAAAGCAAGGTGGAGATAGATAAGCTAAAAACTAAActtggtaaagagtttgagacaAAGAACTTGGGTGCTGCAAAGAAAATACTGGGTATGGAGATTAGAAGAGAGCGGACAAACCGGAAACTGTTCTTGAGTCAAAAAGGCTATTTAAAGCGGGTTGTTGAAAGGTTTGGAATGAAAGGTGCTAAGTCGGTGGTTACTCCATTAGCTCCACATTTTAGGCTTTCTGGTAATCAGTCTCCTACTACAGCGAAAGATAAAGCATACATGGAACATGTACCTTATGCTAGTGCGGTTGGCAGTTTAATGTACGCCATGGTGTGTACACGCCCAGATATTTCACAAGCGGTTAGTGTTGTCAGTAGATTCATGGCGAATCCAGGAAAGACACACTGGAAAGCGGTGAAGTAGATTTTAAGGTACTTAAAGGGTACCATTGACACATGTTTGTGTTTTAGTGGAGATGCATGTCATATAAGTGGTTTCGTTGATTCAGATTATGCCGGTGATCTAGATAGACGACGATCTACTACTGGTTATGTGTTTCAAATACACGGTGCTCCAGTTAGTTGGCGATCGATGTTACAGTCTACAGTGGCACTCTCTACTACCGAAGCCGAGTACATGGCAGTAGCAGAAGGAGTAAAGGAAGCATTGTGGCTGAGGGGTCTTCTAGATGATTTGGGCATGAAACAAGAATGTGTGAAAACTGAGTTGTGATAGTCAAAGTGCACTTCATTTGGCTAAGAATCAGGTTCATCATGCTCGGACCAAGCATATAGATGTCAGATATCATTTTGTACGGGATGTCGTAGAGGAAGGTCATATTTCTCTTACGAAGGTACACACTGATGAGAACCCAGCTGACATGTTGACGAAGGTTGTATCAGGTAGCAAGTTCCAACACTGCTTGAACTTGCTAAACATTATTCCATATTCGtccaaaatttgaatatttcaaATTATGAACGAGGTGGAGAATTGTGGAAATATTCAGCAGAAGCTAAATATGGAAACAGGAAAAATAGGAAGGAAAGAAAGTTGAGGCTTATGTTTACGTTTAATTCTGTTCTATCAATTTATAGCATGTAGTCTACTATTTAAACTAAGCCTATATTGTTTTGTAATAACAACAAAGAGTAACAACATATATACAAAGTAGTATTATCTCATAAATTCAATCTTTTCTTCTTAGACATATTTCTTTATACAAGTTTATTGTTATAGCTACATTATTTTCTGTTCAACTTTAGTGAGGGTGATATTTCATATCATTATTAGAAGTCAAATTTCCGCTGTAACTTCAACAGTAACTTATGAGCAACACTACCATAAATGTCAAATTCCTTAAGCCATGATAAAGACTGTGCAATGAACAATAGGCATAAATAATGAACAGAGTCTAGATCCATAAAACTATGAAAATAATGCATGACCTAGTAAAATAAACCATTTGAGCGTGAACTTTACCAGCTGTGATGATATACATTCGGGAATAAGATACTCGTCGGCAACTTCGCCAACTTCATTTGGACATATGGATTCTTCCTGTGTACCAATTACAATAGTCAATATTTTATCAGATAGTAGATCAACAAGTATAATACAGAAGATTTAAGATTTAAAATGGATAAATATTGTTcagataacaaaaaaaaaaaccttgtgaATGGTAAGATGTCGAAGCTTTGGAGAACTGTGGAGCATTTGAATGAATCAATTCCACATGACATTGCAGCAATCGGAGTCAAAGGTAAGATCAATATGAGTTAGTCTGTGAAACATTAGATTTTCGACATAATTTATGGTGGCGGCATCCTATttacatgaaaacaaaaaaaaagacagaaagtacttatattagaatttgggaggcctatactcaaccacaaaagctagcttgagagttgaagTTTGCACTACCCTTATAAATGCTATCTATGTCATGACtttagcaatgtgagacttctaacaaaTCCTACTAAGGTTAAATACAAATTTTGGTTTTTCAATTACCTCTGTAATGATTTTGGTTTACACCTCATTGGATTTGAGCGCTTAAGATTTTGATGAGGTGGCATGCTTAGTAAAAGGGGGTAAACCAATTTTCGCTAACAGGCAAAATGAAGGAATCTTAACTCAACATATTCGATGACGAGCTAAAAGACATAATCTTGACATTACGTGGGATAACctgaaaaaatatatcattatcggggataaatcaaaatatcaaaattcgCTAACATTACATGAAGTTAACActatttaaccctaaaaaacAATGTATTACCATTCGGCCCTCAGAAACTGTGCATTACAAAGTAGTGGAAACAGGATATGAGATGAATAAGAAACTTCTGCTGTGAGCAGGTTAGGCAACGGTTTCGGCCACCACCGCCTCCTCTTCCATGTCATTACCACAAGATAATATTGTAAGGGATGTTGAATCTAAATCTTCAAGATGGATGGGAACATCCGCGAAAAAACTTGAACATATTAGCACGATTTGTAAACACAACCTGAACCAAAATCAGGGATTTGAGTAATGGAAAATCAAAACGGATAGGGCAATCCAAAGTAACATTGTATAACTTGAGAGTAACAAGAGTTTTTATTGGTAACAGTAATTTGCATTAACAGTATACACACAAGATAGTTGCCCTTGTGAACACATTTTTCATCGTTATTAAACCGCAACCATAGAAGTATCATGGTTGCATTTAGGACAAGTGAAATTGCTCCAATGGGGATTGCTCAAAACATCATGTTTCAAAGTTTATGTTTTAACTTTTGCCACAAGTTTCTCAACAAAGTAGATAATGTTCTAACAGGTATAATTTGTTTTCTAAATTAACTGAAAAACAGGTAAACTATGATTCCCATCAACACAAAGTAAGTTGAATCTAATTTGTATTAAGCTATATTAGTATTCTATAATCATAAACCAAACTGATTGTCATGGCACAAGATTTAACTTACAAAATAACCAGAAACTTCATCAACAAGCCCATTGATTTTATCACATGTGATGCAACCAACTCATAACTTCTTCAGTAACCTTGAAATCTATAGTTTCTAAAGCAGCCAATGCGTTGCTTTGCATCTGGATTGGACCCCTCCCTTCCCCAGGAACTCAAGTCCTTCTCCAAAACAGAATGATACTCATGTACCTACTTATAGACTTCAGTGAATCTTTGTTTGAGGAATGAGATACACTTGCTTGGGCACAAAgcttaaataaaatgcattTAGACGCACACACAAGTTGCATTAAGATTTCTTTTACCTTTTATGAGCCAATTTTTCTTGTATTTGAATGTTGTTGTTTTGTGCTTAGTCCTCTGATCTGACCCATTCCATTTTTctgtttcatttcattttattatatcattgtaaaaaaaatagcttTTTAACAGTTAATTGTGATTAGTACATTATATACATTTgtatcaaaataacattttattttatgaaaaatgttaaagaGTGACTCCAGACACTGTTAAgtatattaataagaaaattttgtcttgaaatttatgcatttaaaagtataaaaagttatcttaccaacattaattttgtctTTCATTTCTTGTTAGGTATTTGTTTTGTTACTCTTTTTtggtatgtttaacaagtgtcGGAGTCATCGATTaacatctttattttattttcataaaagatTCTCACTTCCCACGTATTTTTTTGGCCAAAAATCCTCATCAGTCCTCAGCAACAAACACTCCTGAATTGGTGGCTGcttatcacaatttttttttgaattcaGCTTTTAACTGAACGTTACACCACTCTTCCTGCAACATTAGCTAGCCCAAAAAGTAACCATTACAATCCATCCTTACCCTTCAAAATCACCAGCTGTAGTTTCATttctatataataataatagcatCAAACTTCACCATCTCATTCCTTCAAGATTCAAACCTAACTAGGTCTCTTTCTCTATATCATTGAAGATGAAGCGATATAACAAGAAAGGAAGAAGAATGAATCACAGTTCCACCAGCAATGATGATGATATTAAGCCAGAAAACTACCCAATCTCATTTTCACTCGAAGACTTACCAATCACATGACCTAATGCTCCTCTTCCAATGGTAATCAAACTCCAAGTCAACAACTTCTCTGTTCTCAGAGTCGTCGTCAATGAGGGAAGTTCCATCAACATTCTCTACTTGTCAGCATTTTTGAAAATGGGATTATCAGAGTCAATGTTGAAACCATTTAAAACCTTTCTCAAAGGTACTATTGGAGAAACTGTATCTGTCAAAGGATATATTGATTTGGACACAACATTTGGTAAAGGAGGGAACACCAAGATAATCAAGGTAAGGTACTTGGTTGTTGATTCACCATCTGTTTATAATGTTGTTATTGGCTTGCCTGCTGCTGCTGATTTGGGAGCCGTCATCTCAACGTTACACCTCGCCATGAAATATCCTGTCGGAGATGATATGGTCGGAGTTGTCAAGGCCGATCTCGAGATGGCCAAAAAGTGTTACGATATGTGTCCTAATGCTATTTAGTTAggtgtttgtttcaattttcaatAACTAAGAAATGAAGTGTTTATGTTATTAGGagtatctatctatctatctttaCTTTTCAATAATTTgtagtaattttaatttagagTAGTTATAGAATAGTTGATTCTAACTGACTGTTATCGGTCATGTCCATGAGAATTATCTTTTGCTGCTTAAAATGTTGTTAATCAAACACTTTATTTAACTTGTGTGCAtcaataattcaaattttttttaggtatGCATGTTTTGATTCAATTTCTTGTCTTGTATGCTTGATTTGGTTGTAAGATGCAGCACCGCAAATATATTAGGTGTGCAAGGATATCCTCTCAGGCATGAGGTTCTTGATGAAATTCACACCATTGCATGTTACCATTACGATGATATGCTTCATTGAAGTGGAGTGAATGGAGTTGGAGCCACTGTTTTTTCCATCTCTTTGATAAAAGGCAAGTAGGAATAGCTTCTTTAGTTGGAAGAAA
It contains:
- the LOC123906370 gene encoding WD40 repeat-containing protein HOS15-like, with the translated sequence MSSITSVELNYLVFRYLQESGFTHSAFVFGNEGGINKCPIDGNLVPPGALVTFVQKGMQFLEMEANLNNCDADYDEDFSFLQPLDLITKDVHELKKMINERRRKLQKGKNKESEKEHEGDRGRVREKERHEKEKESEKDKDKIENHKEQELHNENQISRDMVLDQEDKVNGAKKEDKVNGAKKEDKANVAKKEEKVNSIKKEDKVNVKLDENGAFGGPEPMDICTTSTSHPIEFPKSDVTILEGHTSEVCACAWSPTGSLLASGSGDSTARIWTVAEGTSKLDSMDDPLNVLVLQHIRGTTNEKSKDVTTLDWNGEGTLLATGSYDGQARIWTTNGELKSTLSKHKGPIFSLKWNKKGDYILTGSCDETAIVWDVQAEKWKQQFEFHAGPVLDADWRNNVSFATSSTDTTIHVCKIGENQPIKTFAGHQSEVNCIKWDPTGSLLASCSDDSTAKIWSMKQDKYIHDFREHSKEIYTIRWSPTGPGTNNPNKKLVLASASFDSTVKIWDVELGKLIYSLNGHRDGVYSVAFSPNGEYLASGSPDKSIHIWSLNDGKIIKTYNGNGGIFEVCWNKEGDQIAGCFANNTVCILDFRM
- the LOC123905255 gene encoding uncharacterized protein LOC123905255 gives rise to the protein MSKLWRTVEHLNESIPHDIAAIGVKGPNAPLPMVIKLQVNNFSVLRVVVNEGSSINILYLSAFLKMGLSESMLKPFKTFLKGTIGETVSVKGYIDLDTTFGKGGNTKIIKVRYLVVDSPSVYNVVIGLPAAADLGAVISTLHLAMKYPVGDDMVGVVKADLEMAKKCYDMCPNAI